The Chitinivibrionales bacterium genome contains the following window.
CGGACATTCCGGACCGCGATATTCTTCTCCAACTGTTTGTAAATGGAACAGATTTCCTGCTCCTTGTCCCCGTTCAGACAGAGCGCCCAGAGGTGATGGTGTGACTGATACAACTGGTATGATTGGTACGGGGAGATGACGGGAATACTACAAGGCTCCTCACCGGCGTAATAAGGCGTAATGCTATTCGGGCTTACGGTAACACAGGGTTCATTTGCGCTAAACGATGATGTAACGATATTAATGGCGACAAAGTCATTGATATAATACATTCCACCATTGGTATTTAAATTAACCGGAAGACCAAAACGCCCCCAGTAATGACCGAATGATAGATCCATGGGAAGAGCGATATGCATTCGAAAAATATCCATACCACTGTAATATTGTTTTGTATAATCGGAAAATTCGAGATATTTTTTATAGTTTTGTGATTGTAGATTCCGTAGTTGAAACCTTCTGGCGGCTTCCTCTTGTAAACGCCTTGTTCCTTCTTCTTCAGATAATCCCTGCGTTATTCTTTTCTGTTCTTCATAAGTTAAAACAGTCCAGAGTATGCCTTCTTTGATGTCTTCGGCATTTGCATTCCCGATAAACATATCGCTTATCAATCCGGTATCCATGCGGCCGACTTTTCCCAACCGGCCGACAAACAATCCTGTTTTCATCGATGCAGCAGAGTCATTAATCTTTTTGCGGTCATCTGATCCAGGGCGCCCTTTTATTGTGGACGCAAAGAAATTTTTCGCCACCAATGCCCATTGCAGCGGCAACGGGCAGCAGTTATTACTTTGAATATGCATGTGCGCATCAAAAAGAATCCTCATGCAGGTCTCTTGAATTACAACGCTATTGTTTGTAGAGGAAACGACATCGCCTTTCAGCGGTACCCATAAGACATCGCCCGGTTGAATCCTGTTCGGATCGGGCCGCTTCTCCCGGAAGGCAGCATTTTTTTCATGGTTATAGATGACTTTCCAGCTTGCAACATTATGCCGTGAAGCGATTGCCGAAAGCGTATCTCCTGCAACGATTGTATAATTTTTTCCCTTTTTGTCGTTCATATTCACACTACTGTTTTGGGGGTTTCAATTCAACAGAGACTCTTCCCGGAACCAGGCCGTCATCAGTAACTATCCCTTTGTCA
Protein-coding sequences here:
- a CDS encoding LysM peptidoglycan-binding domain-containing protein; translated protein: MNDKKGKNYTIVAGDTLSAIASRHNVASWKVIYNHEKNAAFREKRPDPNRIQPGDVLWVPLKGDVVSSTNNSVVIQETCMRILFDAHMHIQSNNCCPLPLQWALVAKNFFASTIKGRPGSDDRKKINDSAASMKTGLFVGRLGKVGRMDTGLISDMFIGNANAEDIKEGILWTVLTYEEQKRITQGLSEEEGTRRLQEEAARRFQLRNLQSQNYKKYLEFSDYTKQYYSGMDIFRMHIALPMDLSFGHYWGRFGLPVNLNTNGGMYYINDFVAINIVTSSFSANEPCVTVSPNSITPYYAGEEPCSIPVISPYQSYQLYQSHHHLWALCLNGDKEQEICSIYKQLEKNIAVRNVRSPVLPSSHKHYIKFTGDLEKIRNTIQTPDGKIKACHLVERIPGKETEWFESFTQQLGNTISAAVQYPFEYFIFYHYDPRRHYVPGKDAPSGFSWSEPWESALKANAFFTYEIDDKSIVKYDDGGSITGALKLSLSKELNDPDILKAIIDNVRRKNGDVYPELFKHSQNKNGPYWGVKMYPRLGFTPNDFNRYPHLRDFYENCQSNKIPITFHCSRGGMSIADYFNYERYDAQKVKNRYDLHEAEEYFDSRGHTPAHWESVLKEFPTLKICMAH